The following are encoded together in the Kribbella sp. CA-293567 genome:
- a CDS encoding ABC transporter substrate-binding protein → MNNLTRRAIALTAAGALLATLAACGDGNNDDAASGGQISLKLGYYAEAGGAADKTMRALAEEFGRQNPNIKLELSSAPYDDFFTRLRTQLAGGKAPDVWLSDGVMVQEYAGRNSLRDLSDFAAGIKADDYYGVELNKDADGKLFGFPQGAQTPVLFYNKKLFAAAKVAPPTAEWTYDDLAAAARKLTRDTNGDGKPDVWGMRLYSKSFTESWWPQMKAFGGEILADSNKKVTIDNPGSRAALDWTLDQLYTQKIGPDVVGTEALGGSQNLFPSGQVAMQFGIYARVLPAVQAKVDFDVAPLPKGPSGKRGNVAVVNSWVVNRAASDPKAEAAWKWITYFASEKPQTQWTGIGEAIPINKAVAASEAFLEPGTAPAARQVFVDALKDSDDLGVNPVWTEYTKALSTEINQALSKDKSVADATKAAQQSAQQVIDRFSAAK, encoded by the coding sequence ATGAACAACCTCACCAGGCGAGCCATCGCCCTGACCGCCGCGGGAGCGCTGCTGGCCACGCTCGCCGCGTGCGGTGACGGAAACAACGACGATGCGGCAAGTGGCGGCCAGATCAGCCTGAAGCTCGGGTACTACGCCGAGGCCGGTGGCGCCGCCGACAAGACGATGCGGGCCCTGGCCGAGGAGTTCGGCCGGCAGAACCCGAACATCAAGCTGGAGCTCTCGTCCGCGCCGTACGACGACTTCTTCACCCGCCTCCGCACCCAGCTGGCCGGCGGCAAGGCGCCCGACGTGTGGCTCTCGGACGGCGTGATGGTCCAGGAGTACGCCGGCCGCAACAGCCTGCGCGACCTCAGTGACTTCGCGGCCGGGATCAAGGCCGACGACTACTACGGCGTCGAGCTCAACAAAGATGCCGACGGCAAGCTCTTCGGCTTCCCGCAGGGCGCGCAGACTCCGGTGCTCTTCTACAACAAGAAGTTGTTCGCCGCCGCCAAGGTGGCACCGCCGACCGCGGAGTGGACCTACGACGACCTCGCCGCCGCGGCCAGGAAGCTGACCCGCGACACCAACGGTGACGGCAAGCCGGACGTCTGGGGGATGCGACTGTACTCGAAGAGCTTCACCGAGAGCTGGTGGCCGCAGATGAAGGCCTTCGGTGGCGAGATTCTTGCTGACAGCAACAAGAAGGTGACGATCGACAACCCGGGCAGCCGGGCGGCGCTGGACTGGACGCTCGACCAGCTCTACACCCAGAAGATCGGCCCCGACGTGGTCGGTACCGAAGCGCTGGGCGGCTCGCAGAACCTGTTCCCGAGCGGCCAGGTGGCGATGCAGTTCGGCATCTACGCCCGGGTGCTGCCCGCCGTCCAGGCCAAGGTCGACTTCGACGTCGCGCCGTTGCCGAAGGGACCGAGCGGCAAGCGCGGCAATGTCGCGGTGGTGAACTCCTGGGTGGTCAACCGGGCCGCGTCGGACCCGAAGGCGGAGGCCGCGTGGAAGTGGATCACGTACTTCGCCTCGGAGAAGCCGCAGACGCAGTGGACCGGTATCGGCGAGGCGATCCCGATCAACAAGGCGGTCGCGGCCTCGGAGGCGTTCCTCGAGCCCGGTACGGCGCCGGCCGCTCGGCAGGTCTTCGTCGACGCGCTGAAGGACTCCGACGACCTGGGCGTCAACCCGGTCTGGACGGAGTACACGAAGGCGCTGTCGACCGAGATCAACCAGGCTCTGTCGAAGGACAAGAGCGTCGCGGACGCCACGAAGGCCGCTCAGCAGTCGGCCCAGCAGGTCATTGACCGCTTCTCCGCGGCGAAATGA
- a CDS encoding polysaccharide lyase has protein sequence MRRIKALALLTALTLGTAGSPQAAAAPAPEPPSPVNRPAEVSALRVNTFERPASGSAYTRAAWQTDGWTAAWDEGFSSRSWIDGVNFHHNGSKSLRIFYPKGKIGPADSGAQIPLDLSSAREYYVSQWVRFSSDFSWGTTEFAGKVGVGLAGGAACSGGDPCNGYNGFTVRPIWRSGGQAAIYYYSMNHAGEYGDYLNLTNAAGAGIKWPRGSWVNIVQRVRVNTVTNGNANADGQIQVWFNGVSAASISGLRFVRNGDLINRAYFSSFAGGATASFAPANDSWIWYDDLKVSTVRSDICELSTGGC, from the coding sequence ATGAGAAGAATCAAAGCACTGGCACTGCTCACCGCCCTCACGCTCGGTACTGCCGGCTCGCCCCAGGCGGCCGCCGCGCCCGCGCCCGAGCCGCCCTCACCCGTCAACCGGCCGGCCGAGGTGAGCGCATTGCGGGTGAACACGTTCGAGCGGCCCGCCAGCGGATCGGCGTACACCCGCGCGGCCTGGCAGACCGACGGCTGGACCGCCGCCTGGGACGAGGGATTCAGTTCACGGAGCTGGATCGACGGCGTCAATTTCCACCACAACGGCAGCAAGTCGCTGCGCATCTTCTATCCGAAGGGAAAGATCGGGCCGGCCGATTCCGGGGCGCAGATACCGCTGGACCTGAGTTCCGCCCGGGAGTACTACGTGTCGCAGTGGGTGCGGTTCAGCAGTGACTTCAGTTGGGGCACGACCGAATTCGCCGGCAAGGTCGGCGTCGGACTGGCCGGCGGCGCCGCCTGCTCCGGCGGCGATCCCTGCAACGGCTACAACGGATTCACCGTCCGGCCGATCTGGCGCAGCGGCGGCCAGGCGGCGATCTACTACTACTCGATGAACCACGCCGGCGAGTACGGCGACTACCTGAACCTGACGAACGCCGCCGGCGCCGGGATCAAGTGGCCGCGCGGGTCCTGGGTGAACATCGTCCAGCGGGTCCGGGTGAACACCGTGACGAATGGCAACGCGAACGCCGACGGCCAGATCCAGGTCTGGTTCAACGGAGTCTCCGCGGCCAGCATCTCGGGCCTGCGCTTCGTCCGCAACGGCGACCTGATCAACCGCGCGTACTTCTCCTCGTTCGCGGGCGGCGCCACCGCCTCGTTCGCCCCGGCCAATGACTCCTGGATCTGGTACGACGACCTCAAGGTCTCCACCGTGCGCTCGGACATCTGCGAGCTGAGCACCGGCGGCTGCTGA
- a CDS encoding GntR family transcriptional regulator: MSDMTNEHGPDEVPRGMKFRTLAHQLREQILTGRWAVGDRLPTEPELARTHQVGINTVRRAVDLLIDDHLVARRQGAGTFVLAVPADSALQRRFVGVLVPSTSYFYPKVIEGIERVLSAAGVRVILSSSEYNLDREAEQTRQLLDAGVDGLLLVPNLHLMAEPDRYFEELPGLPVPYALIERRPPHPAPDDATPYVCTNHQGGAYAAVRHLVELGHRRIGHLGRHRTGTADAIHAGYERAIAEFGLPVLPIATQRREEWSSEELAAYTRTCVDNDVSAVFCLGDRDASALVLHARRLGLTVPDDLAIVAYDDEVADLGEVPLTAVSPPKAEVGALAAELLLRRLGQGETTPIPQVQLQPRLVIRASCGAESENRP, from the coding sequence ATGAGCGACATGACGAACGAGCACGGACCCGACGAGGTGCCGCGAGGGATGAAGTTCCGGACCCTGGCGCACCAGTTGCGGGAGCAGATCCTGACCGGCCGATGGGCGGTCGGCGACCGGCTGCCGACCGAGCCGGAGTTGGCCCGGACCCATCAGGTCGGGATCAACACCGTGCGCCGTGCCGTCGACCTGCTGATCGACGACCACCTGGTCGCCCGGCGGCAGGGTGCGGGCACTTTCGTGCTCGCGGTCCCGGCGGACAGTGCGCTGCAGCGCAGGTTCGTCGGCGTACTGGTCCCCTCGACGTCGTACTTCTACCCGAAGGTGATCGAGGGGATCGAGCGGGTGCTGAGCGCGGCCGGCGTACGGGTGATCCTGTCCAGCTCGGAGTACAACCTCGATCGTGAGGCCGAGCAGACCAGGCAACTGCTGGACGCCGGAGTCGACGGACTCCTGCTGGTGCCCAACCTGCACCTGATGGCCGAGCCGGACCGGTACTTCGAGGAGCTGCCCGGCCTGCCCGTGCCGTACGCCCTGATCGAACGGCGTCCGCCTCACCCGGCACCTGACGACGCCACACCCTATGTCTGCACCAACCACCAGGGCGGCGCCTACGCGGCCGTCCGGCACCTGGTCGAGCTCGGGCACCGGCGGATCGGCCATCTCGGCCGGCACCGCACCGGTACCGCGGACGCGATCCACGCGGGCTACGAACGCGCGATCGCGGAGTTCGGTCTGCCGGTGCTGCCCATCGCCACCCAGCGGCGCGAGGAGTGGTCCTCCGAAGAACTCGCCGCCTACACCCGGACCTGCGTCGACAACGACGTCAGCGCGGTCTTCTGTCTCGGCGATCGTGATGCCTCCGCACTCGTCCTGCATGCCCGCAGACTCGGGCTGACGGTGCCGGACGATCTCGCGATCGTTGCCTATGACGACGAAGTGGCGGACCTCGGCGAGGTCCCGCTGACCGCCGTCTCCCCACCGAAGGCCGAGGTGGGGGCGCTGGCAGCAGAGCTCCTGCTACGCCGCCTCGGACAGGGCGAGACGACTCCCATACCTCAAGTCCAGCTGCAGCCACGCCTGGTCATCCGGGCCTCCTGCGGCGCCGAATCGGAGAACCGACCATGA